Proteins co-encoded in one Arachis stenosperma cultivar V10309 chromosome 7, arast.V10309.gnm1.PFL2, whole genome shotgun sequence genomic window:
- the LOC130939964 gene encoding inositol oxygenase 2-like translates to MATTLVGQSALGSQFDEKNVHNHVTKDTNDVTLNGVSHNGFTAPEINSFGHSFRAYDAESERQKGVEEFYRLQHINQTYDFVKKMRENYEKLNRAEMSIWECCELLNQVVDDSDPDLDEPQIQHLLQSAEAIRKDYPNEDWLHLTALIHDLGKILLLPQFGELPQWAVVGDTFPVGCAFDEANIHHKFFKENPDIKNPAYNTKDGIYTNGCGLENVMMSWGHDDYMYLVAKENGCTLLSAGLFIIRYHSFYPLHKEGAYSHLMNDEDRENLKWLHIFNKYDLYSKSKVLVDVEKVKPYYQSLIEKYFPAKLKW, encoded by the exons ATGGCTACTACCCTAGTTGGCCAATCTGCCCTTG GGTCACAATTTGATGAGAAGAATGTGCACAATCATGTCACTAAGGATACAAACGACGTTACGTTGAACGGCGTGTCACATAATGGATTTACAGCACCAGAAATTAATTCATTTGGCCACTCTTTTAG GGCTTATGATGCTGAAAGTGAAAGACAAAAAGGTGTAGAAGAATTCTATAGATTGCAGCACATAAACCAAACATATGACTTT GTGAAGAAAATGAGGGAGAACTATGAAAAATTGAATAGAGCAGAAATGAGCATATGGGAATGTTGTGAGCTGCTAAATCAAGTAGTGGACGATAGTGATCCTGATTTGGATGAACCTCAAATTCAACATTTGTTGCAATCTGCTGAAGCCATTAGAAAAGACTATCCTAATGAAGATTGGTTGCATTTGACCGCACTCATTCATG ATCTTGGAaagattcttcttcttcctcaattCGGAGAGCTTCCTCAATGGGCGGTTGTTG GAGATACATTTCCTGTTGGTTGTGCTTTTGACGAAGCAAACATTCACCACAAG TTTTTTAAGGAGAACCCAGATATAAAAAACCCTGCTTATAACACTAAAGATGGAATCTACACCAATGGATGTGGACTTGAAAATGTAATGATGTCATGGGGACATGATGACTATATGTATTTG GTTGCTAAGGAAAATGGTTGCACTCTACTTTCAGCAGGATTATTCATCATTAGATATCATTCTTTCTATC CTTTACATAAGGAAGGTGCATACTCTCATCTCATGAATGATGAAGATCGTGAGAACCTAAAATGGCTCCATATTTTTAA CAAATATGATCTGTATAGCAAGAGTAAAGTGTTAGTTGACGTTGAAAAAGTTAAGCCATACTATCAATCCCTCATTGAGAAG TATTTTCCGGCAAAGCTTAAATGGTGA